The nucleotide sequence AAAAAAGATTCTATCTACCAGCAGCCCGAAGCGGCATTATGCAGAGTCACCGAGTGATTGCAAGCTCACTGGTTGAGCGTGCGACTCGCGGGGGTCTCACTCCATTGGAAGTTCCGACCTTTTCAGGGATTGTCGCAGATTTCATGCAGCAACTTATACTCTACAAAGAATCCAAAGTACCTGACGAAGGCATAACACAACTTGCGGAGGCCATAGAATCTGACGTGCTCGCGGGTCAGATTCTAATAAAACCCACACCGAGTGGATATCCGGATTTTCTTTATCTTCCACACGAAATGGGAGAAGAGGTACGCCTTACACGTGTAGCATCCATGGTGTCCGAACTTGCCCCCGTTGTGTTGTTCCTCCGTGGTGGGATTCGCCCTGGCGATACGCTCATCATTGAGGAACCAGAGGCACACCTGCACCCCGGTGCACAAACTGAGATAGCACTAACCCTTGCTGGCTTAGTCCGCGCTGGCGTGCGTGTGGTTGTGACAACCCACAGTGATTGGCTACTGAAAGAAATCGCGAATCTGATTCGGATAGGAGAACTGAAGAGAAAAGGTGTACCGCAAGTGAAAAAGATGGAATCAATACACTGGCTGCTACCAGAAGAAGTAGGAACATGGTGGTTCCAAAAGGACGGGATAGTGAAACAGATTCCTTTTGATCCGACCGAAGGCATAGAACCGAAAGATTACGAAGATGTGGCTTATAAACTCTATGATCGATCGGTTAACCTCCAAGACTTACTTGAGAAAGTTAACGGGGGGTAACAGCGAGTGGGATTAAAAGAGCTTCTTGCAGAAATCGGGAAGCAGGTAAATGAAGAATGCCTTAGTAAATCCTGTAGCGGAGATGGATGTCGCGTATACCTGACGGATGTTCCAACCGATCGGGTGATCATAAATCTTGAATGTGAATTCAAACAGCGTAAAATAGACACAAAACGGTGTGACTATGTTGTCTTCTACACGGAGGCACTTCAAAGCAGCTTGGTTGTTGTTCTCATTGAACTCAAAAGCGGCACCTTTAAAACAGGACCCGTCGCTGACCAGTTGCAAGGTGCTGCTGACTTCGTCGCAGGGTTATTTGGAAAATTGTCTAAGGAGGCGAATGCGGCACTAAATACACTCGAAATCACATGCGTACCTTCGCTATTCCACGGTAAAGGTATTGACAGATTTCAACTCCGCGAGCTTGAACGCGCCAAAGTTCGTTTCTTTAGTCGGAACATAGCAATTAAGAGACGCAAATGTGGCGAACCGAAGAATCTCGCTTTAGTTTTGAGAGGGTAGACCGTTCTAAAGTTTCAAAACTCTCTTAAAAAAAGATCGCACAGAGAAAACAGAAGCATACGATAATCCTTTATCTCAGAAGAACCAATGAAGGAGATATAACTCATGACTGATGAAGAAAAATTTCGATTTGACTTGAGTGGATTCCTCGTGCGTCCGGCGATCCTTGAACGCGATGAGGTGGACGCAATCGTTGATCAGATTGAGAAGATACACCATAATCCTGAATCTTTACCACCAGAACACCGCGCTGTACCGGGCGGACCGGCAAGTGTCCTGATTGACCATCCGAAGGTCCTTGATGTCCTACACGAAATCATCGGACCTGATGTTCGGTTAGAGAACTGCTCCTCTGTCTGGCGTGAAAAGGGACAGGAACACGGTGGACTCCATGGAGGTGGACCCCAACAGGGCGATCCGATCTTTGGGTACCGCGTCAACAACGGACGGATTCACGCGGGGATGGTGCGCGTCGTCTTTGAACTCACGGATGTTAGCAAAAAAGACGGGGGGACACATTTCATAGCGGGCAGCCATAAGTCTAACTTCCCGATGCACGCAGATCATCTGTCCTTAGAGGAAGGGAAACGGAGTCCGTTCCTGATGTCGTATGAATGCCCAGCGGGGAGTGCAATCTTCTTTACAGAAAACTTGTGTCATGCCGGACCTGTTTGGCAACGGGATACGCCACGTGTGGCAGTTCTAAACGCCTACGCGCATCTCGCAACGCATTGGCATCGACTGAAGACCCCGCCCGAAGTACTCTCCGCCTTACCACGTGAAAAGCAGGCATACTTCCGTGAACCGTGGGTCGCCGACTTCCGCACGAGTCCAGCAACGATTAACACAATTGAAAGGTTTATTGACAACGACGAACCACCTGTTAATACCGATACCAAGCCATAATAAAACAAACGTCATCTGGAATGAAAATGGCGAGGTTGCAAACCTCGCCAGCGAAGAGGACCGGGTTTCCCAAAAGCGGGTTAGACTAAATTATACGTAGCTTCAACAGTTGCAACATCCCAGATAAGGATCGTTCCGTCAGCACTGCCGCTGGCAAGGGTTCTACCATCGGGACTGAATGCCAATGTGCGAACCCTAAAGTTCTTAATGAGTGCACGCTGCTGATTGGTGACAGGATCCCACAAACGGATCGTGTTATCTTCAGTATCACCGCCGCTCATAAGGGTACGTCCATCTGGCGAAAACGCGACGGTCTCAACAGTATCGGTATGCCCCGTAAGGGTAGCGATATGCTGACAATTGTTCACATCCCAAAGTCTAATGGTGTTGTCCGAACTCCCACTGGCAAGAATGT is from Candidatus Poribacteria bacterium and encodes:
- a CDS encoding AAA family ATPase, which codes for MSETKTPEISEMPKHPNVEIAVKNFGPIAEATIDLHPLTIFVGPSNTGKTYFSTLIYALDGVFTGHSKFPGRFKRLGIHGFNDLVNQNWNAISSILKKLNTSDQSIKFSDLPPEIRASLESDLKDPERTANELKRCFDLNSITELIRLKNGQRNEMNISLEVKRENQRLWNFKLEGCESNLVTRGSVNEDLMIYDKDSLISHEVLDIDDLFFWAAIELDRHREKRFYLPAARSGIMQSHRVIASSLVERATRGGLTPLEVPTFSGIVADFMQQLILYKESKVPDEGITQLAEAIESDVLAGQILIKPTPSGYPDFLYLPHEMGEEVRLTRVASMVSELAPVVLFLRGGIRPGDTLIIEEPEAHLHPGAQTEIALTLAGLVRAGVRVVVTTHSDWLLKEIANLIRIGELKRKGVPQVKKMESIHWLLPEEVGTWWFQKDGIVKQIPFDPTEGIEPKDYEDVAYKLYDRSVNLQDLLEKVNGG
- a CDS encoding phytanoyl-CoA dioxygenase family protein translates to MTDEEKFRFDLSGFLVRPAILERDEVDAIVDQIEKIHHNPESLPPEHRAVPGGPASVLIDHPKVLDVLHEIIGPDVRLENCSSVWREKGQEHGGLHGGGPQQGDPIFGYRVNNGRIHAGMVRVVFELTDVSKKDGGTHFIAGSHKSNFPMHADHLSLEEGKRSPFLMSYECPAGSAIFFTENLCHAGPVWQRDTPRVAVLNAYAHLATHWHRLKTPPEVLSALPREKQAYFREPWVADFRTSPATINTIERFIDNDEPPVNTDTKP